DNA from Thermodesulforhabdaceae bacterium:
AAGACCAGGTGCTGGGTAAAAGAGTCACAAGTGCCTTTCCCGGGATTAAGGAGATGGGACTTCTTAGGATATTTCAAGAGGTATACAAAACTGGTCAGCCCCAAGTTTATCCCACAAGTGCTTATGTCTTTGAGGAAGGAGCCGTTCGGTATTATGAAAACTATGTCTATAAACTGCCATCTGGCGAGATAGTTGCAATTTTTATAGATGAGATGAAAAGAAAGAATGCAGAAAATGCCTTAATAAATGAGCACGAGGAGCTTTTAGCTCTTTTCGATGCCATTGATCAGGTAATATATGTCTCCGATCCTTATACCCATGAAATCCTTTTTGTGAATCGTTACTTTAGAGAACTTTTGGGACGAGATGTGGTAGGTGAACTCTGTTACAAAGCATTTCAAGGGATGGATCGTCCCTGTGAATTCTGCACTAATGATATGATATTAAGGGAAAGACCAAAACCGTATACTTGGGAATACCGTAACCCTATATTGGGCAGAGACTATTGGATAACAGACAGGATTATCCAGTGGCCTGATGGCAGAGCTGTAAGATTTGAGATAGCTGTTGATATAACGGAGAGAAAAAAAGCAGAGGTCATGTTACAAGAGGCAGAGGAAAAATATAGACTTTTTTTTGAAAATGTTAACGATATCTTATATTCCGTTGATAGGGAGTTTAGAATAGTAGATATAACTCCTTCTGTTAAAAATATATTGGGATACGCCCCTCAGGAACTCATAGGAAAAACTATTCAAGAATTAAACATATTGGATTCCAGATATATAGAAGAAGTATTATCAGACATAAATGTAGCCTTTCAAGGGAAAATTATCCCCATCAAAGAATATCCCCTGTTAACAAAAGATGGAACTTTAAAGTATTTAGAAGTTGGTCGAGCTCCTCTTTATAAAGATAATCAAATAGTAAATGTTCTATGCATTGCAAGAGATGTTACAGCCCGAAGGATGGCAGAAGAGGAGAAGAAAAATTTGGAAGCTCAACTCCAACACGCTCAAAAAATGGAATCTATTGGACGCCTTGCAGGTGGCATTGCTCACGACTTTAACAATATGCTTGGGGTTATTCTGGGGTATGGTGAACTCATTTTAAATGGTCTAAAAGATACAGACCCTTTAAAAAAACATGTGGAAATGATTGTAGAGGCCGCTAAGAAATCCGCAGGTCTCACCCAACAACTATTGGCCTTCAGCCGAAAACAGCCATTACGGCCCAAGGTCAAAAACCTGAACAATGTAATCATGAATATGCATGATATCATAAAAAGACTTATAGGTGAGGATATAGAACTTATTCTAGATCTTTCTCATGAAATAGGTCATGTATTAATAGATCAGGCTCAAATGGAGCAAGTGATTATGAACCTTGTGGTAAACGCAAGGGATGCAATGCCCAAGGGAGGAAGGCTTTTGATTGAAACAATGGAAATCTTTTTGGATGATAATTATGCAAGGTCCCATCATCAAGTGAAACCAGGACAATATATAATGATGGCCCTTAGTGATACCGGATGTGGAATTCCTCCGGAGATTATGGATAAGATTTTTGATCCTTTCTTTACCACCAGGGAAAAAGGCAGGGGAACAGGACTTGGACTTTCCATGGTTTATGGAATAGTAAAGCAATTTAATGGGCATATCTGGGTCTATTCGGAGCCTGGAAAGGGCAGCACGTTCAAAATATACCTTATCTACTCTTAACTGATGTGGTGATGCCGCATATGAATGGAAGGGATTTAGCAGATAGACTCCGACGCACCTTACCAGACCTTAAGGTCCTTTTTATGTCTGGTTATACTGACAACATCATTGCCCATCATGGAATATTGATTCCCGGCATTGCCTTTATACAAAAACCTTTTGGGGTAAAGGAAATATTTAAAAAGATAGAGGAAGTTCTTGAGCAATCATAAGCTCTAGGATTGTATATTCTTTCCACAGGGCGAGATTTTAGGGCACTTCTAGCCCATCTTATTGATAAGGCTATCCATTAGAAGATTATTTTTACTTTTCGTCTTGCTGGATAACAATAAGACGTGCATTAAAATTATAAATAAGTTCGTCTGTTTTTAGACACACGCTGTCACGATATAAACATTAAACAGTCCCCTTGGTCTTTTCTAAATTCTTTTAAGAGATATAATAAGTTAAGTAAAGGTATTGAATGTTCAACCATCAACGGTCAGGAGGTGCGCTATGGCTGTTAAAGTTTTTATCGAAAGGGAGATTGAGGAAGGTAGAGAACTCGATATTTACAATTCTCTCATTAAGCTGAGAGCGAGAGCAATGAGAGCTCATGGTTACATTTCAGGAGAAACCCTTGTTTCTTACGACAATCCTCAAAGATACTTGGTGATCAGTACTTGGAATAGCTTGGAAGATTGGAATCGATGGGAAGAGAGCGATGAGCGTAAGGCTATTGAGGCTGAAATCAGTCATTATTTAAAAAGTCCCCCAAAGATTAGCATTTATCGCTATGAGATTGGATCGTAATCGTCAAAAACTTATACCGTAGGGAAGTCATCCTTTGGAGTCCCCGTTTTTGGTAAAGTGCTGATGATCTAACAAAGCCGCTAAAGCAATTTTTTCACATCGGGGCACATTGAAATAGCTTGTGCCCCGATCGTTGAAGCCTGGAAAGATCCTTTGGTTTTTCTAAGAATTGAACGTAGTTATTAAGAAATTGTTTCCGGATTTTTTAGCCCTTGGAGAAATAGATCTGCCATTTGTTCCGCTATTTCGGTTAAAGAAAGTGATCCTGCTGGCTTATACCAAAAATAAAGCCAGTGAAGAGAACCAATAAGAGAAAAAGTAACAACTGTAGAATTAAGTTTCCTGAAACTTCCTTGAGCCATCAAGTTTTCTATAAACTTTCGGAGTTGGTGAACATTTTCCTTTTCTTTCTGGTATATTATCTGTTTTTTGTCTTCAGGGAGGTATTCAATGTCGTGGAGCAGTATCTTATTGAAATTTTCATTTTTCATGTAGGTTCTGGCATACTCAACCAGCACATCGGTCAATTGTTCTTTTAGGGGCTTCCCTGATTGGGCATTTCGCTCAATAGCCTGTCTCATGTTGTTTACTAATTCGTCTGCTGCTTGAAGGCAAATTCGGAAAAGAATTTCTTCTTTGTTCTTAAAATGGTGATACAGAGCGGCTTTGCTTATCCCTACTTTCTTGGAAATTTCGCGAGTGCTGGCATTTTCATAGCCCTTTATATAAAAAAGCTCCTTCGCCGCTTTAAGTATTTCCTCTGCTGTTTCTCTCCCTCGTGTTCTTGGCATAAACTTTTTGCCTTAACCCTTTTATTTAGTTTGCTAAAATTGCAGATTGGCAACCACAACTCTACACAAAAAAACTTTTCCCGTAAACACCTTGATATAGTAAAGTCTCTGCGTCATCGATTTAGCTTGACTGAATTGATCAATCTTCGATATGAGTAAACTTCGTTGAAGTAAACTAACCTTTTGTGAAAATAAGTTTGTAACTTTTTTCAGCTTTTTTTGTGGTGTAGGATTTATTCAAATTATGCTATGAACTTTGGGGTTACTAAACGATGGAGACTGGAGGTTTTTGACAATGAATGAGATCAGAATACATGGTCGTGGAGGTCAGGGAGCCGTAACCTCTGCGGAATTGATGGCTCTTGCAGCCATCGCTATAGGTAAATACGCTCAAGCCTTTCCCAGTTTTGGTCCCGAACGCCGCGGGGCTCCGGTGATGGCTTTCCTTCGGATAAGCGATGAACCTGTGAGAACGCGAGAAAAAATTTATAATCCAAACTTGGTGGTTGTGCTTGACGCAAGTCTTATTCCTATTTCTAATGTGGAAGCTGGTATTGCTGACAACGGTATTGTGATTGTCAATACTCAAATGTCTCCTTCTGAGTTGAAAAAAAGCTTCAACCTTAAATCTCGTGTAGCAACAGTTGATGCTACTTCAATAGCCAGAGAAATTCTTAAAGTTCCTATAACAAATACAACTATGATGGGTGCTATCGTCAGAGTGTCTCAAACTGTGCCTCTGGAGAGCCTGGAAAAACCCATCATGGAAAGATTTGGTCCTTCTCTGGGTGGGAAAAATTTTGCCGCTTGCAAGAAAGCTTACGATGATACGATACTGGAATAATAACTTTGTTAATCATAAATAGATTGGAGGAAAAGCTCGTGGCAAAGGAACTAGGACTTCATAGCTGGCGCGAACTGGCTCTGGGAGCCGCCATCCTTAAACCTGGTAGTGCTTCAGAGCTTAAGACGGGGGATTGGCGTTCTAGCCGTCCTGTGGTGGATTATGAGAAATGTGTAAAATGCGGCAGATGCTACATCCTGTGCCCCGATATGGTTTATAGCCTGAAAGAAGATGGATATTATGAGCTAAACTACTACTACTGCAAAGGATGCGGCATCTGTGCTCATGAATGTCCGAAAGATGCGATAGAAATGATAGAGGAGGGGAGCTAATGGGAAGGCGAGTAGGAATGGAAGTTTCAATTGCGGCGGCGGAAGCAGTCGCCCTTATAGATGTTGATGTTGTGGCGGCATATCCCATTACACCCCAGACTCATATTGTGGAGCATCTTTCGGAGCTTGTTGCTAATGGACATCTGGACGCTGAATTTGTTCCAGTGGAATCTGAACATTCGGCCATGAGCGTATGTGTGGGAGCTGCGGCCGCTGGAGCTCGCACCTTTACTTCTACAAGTGCTCAGGGATATGCTCTGATGGTTGAAATTTGTTATATAGCCTCAAGCATGAGGCTACCAATAGTAATGGTTATGGCAAATCGAGCTATGAGCGCTCCTATAAGTATCTGGAATGATCACGCAGATATGATGCTTGCTAGAGATACAGGATGGATTCAGACCGTTGCTGAAAATGGACAGGAAGTGGTTGATTTGCTAATCCATGCTTACCGTGTGGCGGAAGATCATCGAGTCCTTCTCCCCGTTATAGTTAACTTAGATGGCTTCATTCTTTCCCATGTTATTGAACCAATAGAACTTCCGTCAAAAGAAGAAGTCCAGAAATATCTGCCACCTTATAAGCCTGCTCTAAGGCTTGATCCGAAAAATCCTGTAACTATGGGACCCGTTGGTGTTCCTGAAATTTACACCGAGGCAAAGAAGGCTCAGGACGAGGCTTTAAAGAATTCCAAAAAGGTTATCATAGAAGCATGGGAAGAATTTGCTAAGCATTTCGGAAGAACCTATAGACCGGTGGAAACTTATAAGTGTGAGGATGCAGAGGTTATTCTTCTTCTTATGGGAAGTATTGCCGAGACAGCAATGAGAGCCGTAGATGCGATGAGAGCCAGAGGTAAAAAAGTGGGGCTTGCTCGAATAAGGCTTTTCAGACCTTTCCCTGTGGAAGAGCTTGTTTCTACCCTGAAGAATGCTCGAACTGTTGCCGTCATAGACAGAGCTCTGGGATTTAATGGACATGTAGGACCTGTTTGTGCCGAAGTGAAATCTATGCTTTTTGATCATGGACTTACGCCTTATGTGTGGAACTATATTGCCGGTCTTGGTGGGCGGGATGTTACAGTAGAAAATTTCATTGAAATGGTTGATATGGTCGAAGCCAAAGCAGCTAAGAAGGAACCGATGGGATATGAGATTATTAATGTGAGGGAATAATCCATGGGAATAGCAAGCGAAGCGTTAAAAGATTTTAAAGGCTTTACGATGAAAAACATCCCTTCAGTGGAACCCCTTTCA
Protein-coding regions in this window:
- a CDS encoding PAS domain S-box protein, with product MIFSDNDQKGRGIKFEEVQIPGIEGSVLDLNTILKEAGLTVIVTYLSGKIIHVFGNFEEIFGKTSEEIIATGSIQNLLGDLIIDLENLPLLKDEIRNIEREIKDVFGRSRLLMIYVKKVNTGGEKLIYTIGDYTELKENENRLNLTLEELSAIYTHAPIAIMVLDNYRRIVSANDLSAEISGREKRDIIGISIGEAISCIHQLDNKEGCGFGKFCSECKINVAISETFKNQRGQKNIDAWVYFEKSGEKKGKCLSLSTAYIKYFDKNLVLICFQDVTEQKKSSFEFQSAGDFVLLKRKDLNELLDISALIHQDLGFDVVAKKIFDVLKNLIGSSSGYVGLFNKEIDGFDIVYLDYGGFECLVDPNIPMPLRGLRAEAYKSGKFVIENDFENSKWMDLIPKGHLRLKNVLFAPMKIEGKIVGLLGFGNKEGGFTQIDGELAQLFGNWAAIALKNAMEAEKRNITEKALRLSEQRYRELFDNPFTGIAVYEAVDDGSDFVFLDFNKAAERMTHTSKDQVLGKRVTSAFPGIKEMGLLRIFQEVYKTGQPQVYPTSAYVFEEGAVRYYENYVYKLPSGEIVAIFIDEMKRKNAENALINEHEELLALFDAIDQVIYVSDPYTHEILFVNRYFRELLGRDVVGELCYKAFQGMDRPCEFCTNDMILRERPKPYTWEYRNPILGRDYWITDRIIQWPDGRAVRFEIAVDITERKKAEVMLQEAEEKYRLFFENVNDILYSVDREFRIVDITPSVKNILGYAPQELIGKTIQELNILDSRYIEEVLSDINVAFQGKIIPIKEYPLLTKDGTLKYLEVGRAPLYKDNQIVNVLCIARDVTARRMAEEEKKNLEAQLQHAQKMESIGRLAGGIAHDFNNMLGVILGYGELILNGLKDTDPLKKHVEMIVEAAKKSAGLTQQLLAFSRKQPLRPKVKNLNNVIMNMHDIIKRLIGEDIELILDLSHEIGHVLIDQAQMEQVIMNLVVNARDAMPKGGRLLIETMEIFLDDNYARSHHQVKPGQYIMMALSDTGCGIPPEIMDKIFDPFFTTREKGRGTGLGLSMVYGIVKQFNGHIWVYSEPGKGSTFKIYLIYS
- a CDS encoding antibiotic biosynthesis monooxygenase; amino-acid sequence: MAVKVFIEREIEEGRELDIYNSLIKLRARAMRAHGYISGETLVSYDNPQRYLVISTWNSLEDWNRWEESDERKAIEAEISHYLKSPPKISIYRYEIGS
- a CDS encoding TetR/AcrR family transcriptional regulator, producing the protein MPRTRGRETAEEILKAAKELFYIKGYENASTREISKKVGISKAALYHHFKNKEEILFRICLQAADELVNNMRQAIERNAQSGKPLKEQLTDVLVEYARTYMKNENFNKILLHDIEYLPEDKKQIIYQKEKENVHQLRKFIENLMAQGSFRKLNSTVVTFSLIGSLHWLYFWYKPAGSLSLTEIAEQMADLFLQGLKNPETIS
- a CDS encoding pyruvate ferredoxin oxidoreductase subunit gamma, whose protein sequence is MNEIRIHGRGGQGAVTSAELMALAAIAIGKYAQAFPSFGPERRGAPVMAFLRISDEPVRTREKIYNPNLVVVLDASLIPISNVEAGIADNGIVIVNTQMSPSELKKSFNLKSRVATVDATSIAREILKVPITNTTMMGAIVRVSQTVPLESLEKPIMERFGPSLGGKNFAACKKAYDDTILE
- a CDS encoding 4Fe-4S binding protein: MAKELGLHSWRELALGAAILKPGSASELKTGDWRSSRPVVDYEKCVKCGRCYILCPDMVYSLKEDGYYELNYYYCKGCGICAHECPKDAIEMIEEGS
- the porA gene encoding pyruvate ferredoxin oxidoreductase → MGRRVGMEVSIAAAEAVALIDVDVVAAYPITPQTHIVEHLSELVANGHLDAEFVPVESEHSAMSVCVGAAAAGARTFTSTSAQGYALMVEICYIASSMRLPIVMVMANRAMSAPISIWNDHADMMLARDTGWIQTVAENGQEVVDLLIHAYRVAEDHRVLLPVIVNLDGFILSHVIEPIELPSKEEVQKYLPPYKPALRLDPKNPVTMGPVGVPEIYTEAKKAQDEALKNSKKVIIEAWEEFAKHFGRTYRPVETYKCEDAEVILLLMGSIAETAMRAVDAMRARGKKVGLARIRLFRPFPVEELVSTLKNARTVAVIDRALGFNGHVGPVCAEVKSMLFDHGLTPYVWNYIAGLGGRDVTVENFIEMVDMVEAKAAKKEPMGYEIINVRE